GTCTAGTACCCCTATTATTATTATTTCTGTACGGGAACAAGAAAGCGATAAAATAGCCGCCCTTGATTCCGGGGCGGATGATTATGTAACTAAGCCTTTCGGCATGGGGGAACTGCTAGCTAGAATTAGAGCGGCCATGCGGCATGCGTCGGGTGCGGACGACGAACCGGTATTTTATTTTGATGAGTTGGTTGTTGATATACCCCGCCGCATCGTGACTGTCGGGGAGAAAGAAATCAAACTTACGCCGACAGAATATGATATATTGAAAAACTTAGCCGTTTACGCCGGCAGAGTGCTGACACACAAACAGCTGCTGCGTGCCGTATGGGGTCCTGATTATCTAAATGACGCCCAGTATTTAAGAGTTTTTATCGGACAGTTACGCAAAAAAATTGAAATCGACCCATCACGTCCACGCCACATAATAACTGAACCTGGGATTGGATACAG
This sequence is a window from Pelotomaculum isophthalicicum JI. Protein-coding genes within it:
- a CDS encoding response regulator, with the protein product MDNISGTHILVIDDEKQIRQLLKVTLSEHGYKVEEAVDGREGISKILYCKPDLIILDLGLPDMDGIEVVKKLREWSSTPIIIISVREQESDKIAALDSGADDYVTKPFGMGELLARIRAAMRHASGADDEPVFYFDELVVDIPRRIVTVGEKEIKLTPTEYDILKNLAVYAGRVLTHKQLLRAVWGPDYLNDAQYLRVFIGQLRKKIEIDPSRPRHIITEPGIGYRLL